In a genomic window of Nodosilinea sp. E11:
- a CDS encoding PCP reductase family protein has translation MDWTPDAEARLKEIPFFVRPAARKKIEKFAQEQGTSQITVEVYEAAKKQFG, from the coding sequence ATGGACTGGACTCCCGACGCTGAAGCCCGCCTCAAAGAAATTCCCTTCTTTGTGCGCCCTGCTGCCCGCAAGAAAATTGAGAAGTTTGCCCAAGAACAGGGCACGAGCCAAATCACCGTTGAGGTGTACGAAGCGGCGAAAAAGCAGTTCGGCTAA
- a CDS encoding actin-binding WH2 domain-containing protein has protein sequence MEHFSTLILLLRDRTIFLEEVRQGKKIESKILSLLVVSSLFFAIYGAIIGSSSGWQQMLVSMAKLPALYLLTLLICLPTLYFFDILFGSKADFRQYAVLSLTTVSVISVLLFSFAPVTLFFLISIRSYHFFLLLNVAIFGLTGFIGVRLFYSGIRSVMNFTEDTPQIRNRLLLFWLTLYGLVGSQLGWTLRPFFGSPGQPFQLFREVEGNFYSQVLHSIFSLLFGN, from the coding sequence ATGGAACACTTTTCAACCCTGATTTTGCTGCTGCGCGATCGCACCATCTTTCTAGAAGAAGTCCGCCAGGGCAAAAAGATTGAGTCTAAAATTTTGTCGCTACTGGTGGTTAGCTCCCTATTTTTTGCGATTTATGGGGCCATCATTGGCTCGTCGAGTGGCTGGCAGCAAATGCTGGTGTCGATGGCTAAGCTACCCGCCCTCTACCTGCTGACTCTGCTAATTTGCCTACCGACACTTTATTTTTTTGATATTTTGTTTGGCTCTAAGGCTGACTTTAGACAGTATGCGGTGCTTAGCCTCACTACCGTTTCGGTGATTAGCGTGCTGCTGTTCAGCTTTGCTCCAGTGACGCTGTTCTTTTTGATCTCGATTCGCAGCTATCACTTCTTTTTGCTGCTCAATGTCGCCATCTTTGGCCTCACCGGGTTTATCGGGGTAAGGCTGTTTTATTCGGGCATTCGCTCAGTGATGAATTTTACTGAAGACACGCCTCAAATTCGCAACCGCCTGCTGCTATTTTGGCTAACGCTCTACGGCCTAGTGGGCAGCCAGTTGGGATGGACGCTGAGACCTTTTTTCGGCTCCCCTGGTCAACCCTTCCAGCTGTTTCGTGAGGTAGAAGGCAACTTTTACTCCCAAGTGCTTCACAGCATCTTCTCGCTGCTATTTGGCAATTGA
- a CDS encoding dienelactone hydrolase family protein — translation MVRKFLLVTLAAVVTTLVVMGLAPAAKANIVAEPVVYTIDGQPFEGYFAVNQNFGESQPLVLVVHDWNGLDDYEQRRTQMLAEQGYAAFAVDLYGQGVRPSNPAESREQSGALRSDRATMRARLRAGLAQAQAQSGVDSSQVVAMGYCFGGAAVLEMARAGMDLDGFVSFHGSFETPEGQDYSQTQGRILVLHGSDDPAAPMADVAQLAAELDEADVDFAMEIYGGVDHAFTVWSDADRYDGMADRKSWRALMTFLGEVLG, via the coding sequence GTGGTAAGAAAATTCTTGCTGGTTACGTTGGCCGCCGTGGTGACTACGCTGGTGGTTATGGGTCTCGCCCCAGCCGCAAAGGCCAATATTGTGGCTGAGCCAGTGGTGTACACCATTGACGGGCAACCCTTTGAGGGATACTTTGCCGTTAACCAAAACTTTGGCGAGAGCCAACCCCTGGTGCTGGTGGTCCATGACTGGAATGGTCTAGATGACTACGAGCAGCGCCGGACACAAATGCTGGCCGAGCAGGGCTACGCCGCCTTTGCGGTAGACCTCTACGGGCAGGGGGTGCGCCCCAGCAACCCTGCTGAGTCGCGGGAGCAAAGTGGGGCACTGCGCAGCGATCGCGCCACCATGCGCGCTCGCCTTAGGGCAGGCCTTGCCCAGGCCCAGGCTCAGTCGGGGGTAGACAGTAGCCAGGTGGTGGCCATGGGCTACTGCTTTGGCGGTGCCGCCGTGCTTGAAATGGCCCGCGCTGGTATGGATTTAGATGGGTTTGTGTCGTTTCACGGCAGCTTTGAAACCCCTGAGGGACAAGACTACAGCCAAACTCAGGGCCGGATTCTGGTGCTGCATGGTTCTGATGACCCCGCTGCCCCGATGGCCGATGTGGCCCAACTCGCCGCCGAGCTAGACGAGGCTGACGTCGATTTTGCCATGGAGATCTACGGCGGGGTAGACCACGCCTTTACGGTGTGGAGCGATGCCGATCGCTATGACGGTATGGCCGATCGCAAATCGTGGCGTGCCCTGATGACCTTTTTGGGCGAAGTGCTAGGCTAG